A single Thermosynechococcus vestitus BP-1 DNA region contains:
- a CDS encoding inorganic phosphate transporter, with product MAIDFKGGLMAIALLFDVTNGFHDAANAIATVVATRALSLRSALLLAAVANFGGAFLSTRVALTIEAGILHSSALGGHWFGVISAALLGAMAWNLLTWYWGLPSSSSHALIGGLVGAALFQVSPQIIYWHGIVGSVVIPMVVSPLVAIAVGLSFMTLVEKWLQWRDIPPEHWQRLQILSGMLMAVAHGANDAQKTMGVMTLALVSWGKLSPDAGVPFWVMAACALAIAIGTYGGGERIIHTTGEKITSLDPVSGCLANLSAALTVAAASLVGFPVSTTQVVVGAITGAGYRQQGEVNWHVWGQIFMAWVLTLPGAALLAMAISFCLGQL from the coding sequence ATGGCCATTGATTTCAAGGGGGGGCTGATGGCGATCGCCCTCCTTTTTGATGTCACCAATGGCTTCCATGATGCCGCCAATGCCATTGCAACGGTGGTGGCCACCCGTGCCCTTTCCCTACGCTCGGCGCTCCTCCTTGCTGCTGTGGCTAATTTTGGTGGGGCTTTCTTGAGTACGCGGGTGGCGCTCACCATTGAAGCAGGCATTCTCCACAGCAGTGCCTTGGGTGGCCATTGGTTTGGCGTGATTAGTGCTGCACTCCTGGGGGCCATGGCCTGGAATTTGCTCACTTGGTATTGGGGTTTGCCCAGCAGTTCGTCCCACGCCCTCATTGGTGGCTTGGTGGGAGCAGCCCTCTTTCAAGTGTCACCCCAGATCATCTATTGGCACGGGATTGTTGGATCGGTGGTCATTCCCATGGTCGTGTCCCCCTTGGTGGCGATCGCGGTCGGCCTGAGTTTCATGACGCTTGTCGAGAAATGGCTGCAATGGCGAGACATTCCCCCAGAACACTGGCAACGGTTGCAGATTCTCTCGGGAATGTTGATGGCAGTGGCCCACGGTGCCAATGATGCTCAGAAAACAATGGGGGTAATGACCCTTGCCCTTGTGAGTTGGGGGAAACTGTCTCCGGATGCCGGTGTACCCTTCTGGGTGATGGCTGCCTGTGCCTTGGCGATCGCCATCGGTACCTATGGCGGCGGCGAGCGCATTATCCACACCACGGGGGAGAAAATTACATCCCTTGACCCTGTCAGTGGCTGCTTAGCTAACCTGAGTGCTGCCTTGACCGTGGCAGCCGCTAGTCTAGTGGGCTTTCCCGTCAGTACCACACAAGTCGTAGTGGGGGCGATCACCGGTGCCGGCTATCGCCAGCAAGGGGAAGTGAACTGGCACGTGTGGGGCCAAATTTTCATGGCCTGGGTGCTGACACTTCCCGGTGCCGCCCTGCTGGCGATGGCAATCTCTTTTTGTCTAGGGCAACTTTAA
- the thiC gene encoding phosphomethylpyrimidine synthase: protein MRSEWIAARKGHDNVTQMHYARQGIITEEMHYVAQRENLPPELIRDEVARGRMIIPANINHPNLEPMAIGIAAKCKVNANIGASPNSSNLEEELAKLRLAVKYGADTVMDLSTGGGDLDAIRTAIINASPVPIGTVPVYQALESVHGSVERLTPDDFLHVIEKHAQQGVDYMTIHAGLLIEYLPLVKNRITGIVSRGGGILAKWMLYHHKQNPLYTHFRDIIEIFKKYDVSFSLGDSLRPGCLHDASDEAQLAELKTLGQLTRKAWEHDVQVMVEGPGHVPMDQIEFNVRKQMEECSEAPFYVLGPLVTDIAPGYDHITSAIGAALAGWYGTAMLCYVTPKEHLGLPNAEDVRNGLIAYKIAAHAADIARHRPGARDRDDELSRARYNFDWNRQFELALDPERAREYHDETLPADIYKTAEFCSMCGPKFCPMQTKVDAEALAELEKFLAKDKDQVSASA from the coding sequence GTGCGTAGCGAATGGATTGCTGCCCGCAAAGGGCACGACAATGTCACCCAAATGCATTATGCCCGACAAGGGATTATTACCGAAGAAATGCACTATGTGGCGCAGCGGGAAAACTTGCCCCCTGAATTGATTCGCGATGAAGTTGCCCGCGGCCGGATGATTATTCCCGCCAATATTAATCACCCCAACCTCGAACCGATGGCGATCGGGATTGCCGCCAAGTGTAAAGTCAATGCCAACATTGGTGCCTCTCCCAATTCCTCGAACCTTGAGGAAGAATTGGCGAAGCTGCGTCTAGCAGTGAAGTATGGTGCCGATACGGTGATGGATCTCTCCACAGGGGGAGGTGACCTTGACGCCATTCGCACCGCCATTATTAATGCCTCACCGGTACCCATCGGCACAGTGCCTGTCTATCAAGCCCTTGAAAGTGTTCACGGCAGTGTTGAACGGCTCACCCCTGATGATTTTCTCCATGTGATTGAAAAGCACGCTCAGCAGGGGGTGGACTACATGACAATCCATGCAGGGCTTCTCATTGAATACCTGCCTTTGGTAAAAAACCGCATCACAGGGATTGTGTCTCGTGGCGGCGGCATTCTTGCTAAGTGGATGCTCTATCACCACAAACAAAATCCTCTTTATACCCACTTCCGTGACATTATTGAGATCTTTAAAAAATATGATGTCTCCTTCTCTTTGGGGGACTCGCTGCGGCCGGGGTGTTTGCATGATGCCTCCGATGAAGCCCAACTGGCGGAATTGAAAACCCTCGGTCAACTCACCCGCAAGGCTTGGGAACACGATGTCCAAGTGATGGTGGAAGGCCCTGGCCATGTGCCCATGGATCAAATTGAATTTAATGTGCGCAAGCAGATGGAGGAATGCTCTGAAGCGCCCTTCTATGTCCTTGGTCCTCTGGTCACTGACATTGCCCCCGGCTATGATCACATTACCAGTGCTATTGGCGCTGCCTTGGCGGGTTGGTACGGTACGGCCATGCTTTGCTATGTGACCCCCAAAGAGCACCTGGGCTTACCCAATGCCGAAGATGTGCGCAATGGCTTGATTGCCTACAAAATTGCGGCTCACGCGGCAGACATTGCCCGTCACCGTCCGGGGGCGCGCGATCGCGATGATGAACTGTCGCGGGCACGGTACAACTTTGACTGGAACCGCCAGTTTGAACTGGCCCTTGATCCGGAGCGAGCCCGGGAATACCACGACGAAACCCTACCGGCGGATATCTATAAAACCGCTGAGTTCTGCTCCATGTGTGGACCCAAATTCTGCCCCATGCAAACGAAGGTAGATGCCGAGGCCCTTGCCGAGCTGGAGAAATTCCTCGCCAAGGACAAAGATCAAGTGAGTGCCTCTGCCTAG
- a CDS encoding DUF2339 domain-containing protein yields the protein MEDKDELRRRLENLEAAVAALQRSLEILQTAIFREDLSSAGIPDPSTQSTPPQEPAAIKAQRPAPELPSLAPLRPVTPSPADGLQNWELWLNRLGIGLLLLGMGFLFRYGVELGWITDAVLVAMGFVIGTALMGLSWRLQRRAIFSQFLQGGGLATYYLTIFAAYQFLSVMPWGVAFPLMVLVTLGAFFMALRQNRAIFAVIGVLGGLGTPLLLYNPEMSRPLALASYTFLILLGSWAIYAVKGWRSLLLSAFWLGWVMLRLSMTPQPVDQVGVLQGILALTWLGFTVLPPWYQWRDRDSAAERYRSQKTSPQPYGQTIGPFNPVIALSLSAALWEWSATITGGVSILFGVLYLGTSLLWRRLPQPWRWVYSLTGLVLIAFGIVVRYSSNRFILAPLAIEGLILHYLSQRYSSRPLQVIAHLWWGLLSLSFVGQLLFTSADRPPLLNLAFVTHLVVLGAAAVSTRFLPPPTRPLYWILGYGVTMIWIQHELAPFGTGAATLVWGLFGVGLLIDGLQRDSAAVRTVALITLIITLGRLFFVDLIQLAPLWRVLLFMGFGLIFLLLSYFLRALWRRSPGESSRISEESPSNKSEENP from the coding sequence ATGGAAGACAAGGATGAGTTGCGGCGTCGTCTGGAAAACTTAGAAGCCGCTGTGGCTGCTCTCCAGCGATCGCTTGAGATTCTGCAAACCGCTATTTTCCGTGAAGACCTCTCCTCTGCTGGAATCCCAGACCCTTCAACACAATCAACACCGCCCCAGGAACCGGCTGCGATCAAGGCCCAGCGCCCAGCACCTGAGTTGCCATCGCTGGCACCCCTACGCCCAGTAACGCCTTCCCCGGCTGACGGGCTGCAAAATTGGGAACTGTGGCTCAACCGTCTCGGCATTGGCCTGCTGCTGTTGGGGATGGGTTTCCTCTTTCGCTATGGCGTTGAATTGGGCTGGATTACCGATGCGGTTCTCGTTGCCATGGGTTTTGTGATCGGCACTGCCTTGATGGGGTTGAGCTGGCGGTTGCAGCGGCGAGCTATCTTTAGCCAGTTTTTGCAGGGGGGTGGCCTGGCAACCTATTACCTCACGATCTTTGCTGCCTATCAGTTTTTGAGCGTCATGCCTTGGGGGGTGGCCTTCCCATTGATGGTGTTGGTGACCCTAGGGGCGTTTTTCATGGCGTTGCGCCAAAATCGAGCCATTTTTGCAGTGATTGGTGTCCTTGGCGGCCTAGGGACCCCCTTGTTGCTCTACAACCCAGAGATGAGTCGTCCTTTGGCATTGGCCAGTTACACCTTTTTAATCCTCTTAGGCAGTTGGGCAATTTATGCAGTGAAGGGCTGGCGATCGCTCCTGCTGTCAGCCTTTTGGCTGGGATGGGTGATGTTAAGGCTGTCAATGACTCCTCAGCCCGTTGATCAGGTGGGGGTGTTACAGGGGATTCTGGCGTTGACTTGGTTGGGCTTCACGGTGTTGCCCCCTTGGTATCAGTGGCGCGATCGCGACAGCGCAGCGGAGCGATATCGCTCCCAAAAGACTTCCCCCCAACCCTACGGTCAAACGATCGGCCCTTTTAACCCAGTGATTGCCCTCAGCCTGAGTGCTGCCCTCTGGGAGTGGTCAGCAACGATAACAGGGGGGGTGTCTATCCTTTTTGGGGTACTCTACCTCGGAACCAGTCTGCTCTGGCGACGCCTGCCGCAACCTTGGCGCTGGGTCTATAGCTTGACGGGACTGGTGCTGATTGCCTTTGGCATTGTTGTTCGTTACTCCAGCAATCGCTTTATCCTCGCACCCCTGGCGATCGAGGGGCTGATTTTGCATTATCTGAGCCAACGCTATTCCTCGCGACCCCTGCAGGTGATTGCCCATCTTTGGTGGGGACTACTCAGCCTTAGCTTCGTTGGTCAACTGCTTTTTACCAGCGCCGATCGCCCGCCGCTGTTGAATCTGGCTTTTGTCACCCATTTGGTGGTGCTTGGCGCTGCAGCAGTCAGTACGCGTTTTTTGCCCCCACCCACCCGCCCTCTGTACTGGATCTTGGGCTATGGGGTAACGATGATTTGGATTCAGCACGAACTCGCCCCCTTCGGTACGGGGGCAGCCACCCTTGTCTGGGGACTCTTTGGCGTCGGACTGCTTATCGATGGCTTGCAACGGGACAGCGCTGCGGTGCGCACGGTGGCTTTAATCACCCTCATCATTACTTTAGGGCGGCTTTTCTTTGTTGATCTCATCCAGCTTGCGCCCCTGTGGCGAGTCCTCCTATTTATGGGGTTTGGTTTGATTTTTTTGCTGCTGAGCTATTTTTTGCGCGCCCTCTGGCGGCGATCGCCCGGGGAATCCTCTAGGATCAGTGAAGAATCCCCAAGCAACAAGTCCGAAGAAAACCCATGA
- the zds gene encoding 9,9'-di-cis-zeta-carotene desaturase, whose product MRVVIVGAGLAGLAAAVDLVDAGHRVEIYESRPFVGGKVSSWQDADGNHIEMGLHVFFYNYANLFELMTKVGAIANLLPKEHTHTFINRGGQVGELDFRFPLGAPFNGLKAFFTTRQLSAADKFFNAIALGTSPVVRGLVDYEGAMRQIRALDCMSFAEWFRRHGGSENSLKRLWNPISYALGFIDTEHMSARCMLTIFMMFAAKTTASRLNMLKGSPAEYLLKPLVNYIEARGAKIHLRRRVKEILFRGEDASTWRVEGLVIPRGEALETVTADAYLCACDVPGIQRLIPEAWRSHPTFDNIFKLEAVPVATVQLRFDGWVTELQDPRKQKQVAATGIDNLLYTADADFSCFADLALTSPADYYREGQGSLLQVVLTPGDPFIKASNEEIAQHVLRQVHELFPSSRHLNMTWYSVVKLAQSLYREAPGMDPYRPPQKTPVPNFYLAGSYTQQDYIDSMEGATMSGRQAAQAILAGGHP is encoded by the coding sequence ATGCGGGTTGTCATTGTTGGTGCAGGATTGGCCGGCTTAGCCGCCGCAGTGGATTTGGTGGATGCCGGTCACAGGGTTGAAATCTACGAATCCCGTCCCTTTGTGGGGGGCAAAGTCAGCAGTTGGCAAGATGCCGATGGCAACCACATTGAGATGGGGCTGCATGTTTTCTTTTACAACTACGCCAATCTCTTTGAATTGATGACCAAGGTGGGGGCGATCGCCAACCTCCTGCCCAAAGAACATACCCACACCTTTATTAATCGTGGGGGTCAGGTGGGGGAACTGGATTTTCGCTTTCCCTTGGGCGCCCCCTTCAACGGTCTCAAGGCCTTCTTCACCACCCGTCAACTCTCCGCTGCCGATAAGTTTTTTAATGCTATTGCCCTTGGCACCAGTCCTGTGGTGCGCGGTCTTGTGGACTATGAGGGGGCGATGCGCCAAATTCGCGCCTTAGATTGCATGAGTTTTGCGGAGTGGTTTCGGCGGCATGGCGGTTCAGAAAATAGCCTCAAACGCCTCTGGAATCCCATTTCCTACGCCTTGGGTTTCATTGATACCGAGCACATGTCCGCTCGCTGTATGCTGACAATCTTTATGATGTTTGCCGCCAAAACAACTGCCTCACGGCTGAATATGCTCAAAGGATCACCAGCGGAATACCTGCTCAAGCCCTTGGTCAACTATATTGAAGCGCGGGGGGCTAAAATTCATCTGCGGCGACGAGTCAAGGAAATTCTGTTTCGCGGCGAGGATGCCAGCACTTGGCGGGTGGAAGGCTTAGTCATTCCCCGTGGGGAAGCGCTAGAAACCGTGACGGCGGATGCCTATCTGTGTGCCTGTGATGTGCCGGGGATTCAACGCCTGATTCCAGAGGCGTGGCGATCGCACCCAACCTTCGACAACATCTTTAAGCTCGAGGCCGTGCCTGTGGCCACGGTGCAACTGCGATTTGATGGCTGGGTTACGGAATTGCAGGACCCCCGTAAACAAAAACAGGTGGCAGCAACGGGTATTGATAACCTGCTGTACACCGCCGATGCCGATTTTTCCTGCTTTGCCGATTTGGCTCTCACTAGCCCAGCGGACTACTATCGCGAAGGCCAAGGCTCCCTGCTCCAAGTGGTGCTCACCCCCGGTGATCCCTTCATTAAGGCCAGCAATGAAGAGATTGCCCAACACGTCCTGCGCCAAGTCCATGAACTGTTCCCCTCGTCGCGCCATCTCAACATGACATGGTACAGTGTCGTCAAATTAGCGCAGTCCCTCTATCGCGAGGCCCCCGGCATGGATCCCTATCGTCCACCCCAAAAGACGCCTGTTCCTAACTTTTACTTGGCGGGCAGCTACACGCAGCAGGACTACATTGACAGTATGGAGGGGGCGACAATGTCCGGACGACAAGCCGCCCAAGCGATTTTGGCAGGAGGTCACCCATGA
- the sir gene encoding sulfite reductase, ferredoxin dependent, whose product MVASPPSADAALKRSKIEALKERSQHLREPVATELLEPTNRFSEEGAQILKFHGSYQQDNRDNRVKGQEKDYQFMLRTRSPAGYIPPQLYLTLDRLAEEYGNRTLRATTRQGFQLHGILKKNLKAAIAAIVRSMGSTLGACGDLNRNVMAPPAPFRDRPEYTLAYEYAHRIADLLTPQTGAYYEIWLDGEKVISAEEHPDVKAARQRNGNGTIFPNNEEPIYGDHYMPRKFKCCVTVPGDNSVDLFSQDLTLVVITNPQGQLEGFNIYAGGGLGRTHNKEETFARLADEIGFVRAADVYDAVKAIVATQRDYGDRYNRRHARLKYLIHDWGVEKFKAKVEEYFGKPLEPFRPLPPWRYQDFLGWHPQGDGKFFYGLSIANGRILDQGNFKLKSALKKIVEDFHLPLRVTPHQNLLLCDISPEQQDAIQHLLEEHGVRDVSAIDPLERYSMACPALPTCGLAITESERAIPGVLERIRRLMDRLGLKDEHFVIRMTGCPNGCARPYLAELGFVGIVPGAYQTWLGGSPDQTRLAEVYIERLPIAELETVLEPLLVFYRDRRQQGESFGDFCHRVGFAALRQFAANYVPTAPPKRYRVDVRADQYQQLKELAAAEGRSLAAVTREAIQHYLEQSRQNKQG is encoded by the coding sequence ATGGTTGCTTCGCCCCCCTCTGCCGATGCCGCACTGAAACGCTCAAAAATTGAGGCTCTTAAGGAACGGAGCCAACACCTGCGAGAACCGGTTGCCACAGAATTACTAGAACCAACGAATCGTTTTAGTGAAGAGGGTGCGCAGATCCTCAAGTTCCATGGCTCCTATCAGCAGGATAATCGCGATAACCGCGTCAAAGGGCAGGAAAAAGACTACCAGTTCATGCTGCGCACCCGCAGTCCGGCTGGCTATATTCCGCCGCAGCTCTATTTAACCTTGGATCGCTTGGCAGAGGAGTATGGCAACCGCACCCTGCGGGCGACAACACGGCAGGGATTTCAACTCCATGGTATTCTCAAGAAGAATCTAAAAGCAGCGATCGCTGCCATTGTCCGCAGTATGGGATCCACCTTGGGCGCCTGCGGTGATCTGAACCGCAATGTTATGGCGCCCCCTGCCCCCTTTCGCGATCGCCCAGAATATACCCTTGCCTATGAGTATGCCCACCGCATTGCCGATCTCCTAACACCCCAAACGGGTGCCTACTACGAGATTTGGCTCGATGGCGAAAAGGTGATCTCCGCCGAAGAGCACCCCGATGTCAAGGCGGCACGGCAGCGTAATGGCAATGGCACCATTTTCCCGAATAATGAAGAGCCAATCTACGGCGATCATTATATGCCCCGCAAATTTAAGTGCTGCGTCACGGTGCCGGGGGACAATTCTGTGGATCTTTTCTCCCAAGATTTGACCCTAGTGGTGATCACCAACCCCCAGGGGCAGCTCGAGGGGTTTAACATCTATGCCGGTGGTGGCTTGGGGCGCACCCACAACAAAGAAGAGACCTTTGCCCGCCTGGCCGATGAAATTGGCTTTGTGCGAGCAGCCGATGTCTACGATGCAGTGAAGGCCATTGTGGCGACGCAGCGGGACTATGGCGATCGCTATAATCGGCGCCACGCCCGCTTGAAATACCTGATCCATGACTGGGGGGTGGAAAAATTCAAGGCCAAGGTGGAGGAATACTTTGGCAAACCCCTCGAACCCTTCCGCCCCCTGCCGCCGTGGCGCTATCAGGACTTTTTGGGCTGGCACCCCCAAGGGGATGGCAAATTCTTCTATGGTTTGTCCATTGCCAATGGCCGCATCCTGGATCAGGGCAACTTCAAACTCAAGTCGGCCCTCAAGAAGATCGTTGAGGACTTTCATCTCCCCCTGCGGGTGACGCCCCACCAAAATCTGCTGCTGTGCGATATCTCTCCCGAGCAACAGGATGCCATTCAGCACCTCCTTGAGGAGCACGGCGTTCGGGATGTCAGTGCCATTGATCCCCTTGAACGCTATAGCATGGCCTGCCCAGCATTGCCCACCTGTGGCTTGGCCATTACCGAGTCGGAACGGGCGATTCCGGGGGTACTGGAGCGGATTCGTCGCCTCATGGATCGGCTGGGGCTAAAGGACGAACATTTTGTGATTCGGATGACGGGGTGTCCCAATGGCTGTGCCCGTCCCTACTTGGCGGAATTGGGCTTTGTTGGCATTGTCCCTGGCGCTTATCAAACGTGGTTGGGGGGGAGTCCCGATCAAACCCGCTTGGCGGAGGTCTACATTGAGCGCTTACCTATTGCTGAACTGGAAACGGTCCTAGAGCCATTGCTGGTCTTTTATCGCGATCGCCGGCAGCAGGGAGAATCCTTTGGGGATTTTTGCCATCGGGTTGGTTTTGCCGCCTTGCGGCAGTTTGCGGCAAATTACGTTCCCACTGCCCCACCAAAGCGCTATCGCGTGGATGTGCGCGCTGATCAATACCAACAACTCAAGGAATTGGCAGCAGCCGAGGGCAGGTCCCTAGCGGCGGTGACCCGTGAAGCAATTCAGCATTACCTTGAGCAATCCCGGCAAAACAAGCAAGGATAG
- the pdxH gene encoding pyridoxamine 5'-phosphate oxidase, whose protein sequence is MTRIADLRRDYRRQRLLESDAAEDPIEQFRLWLTDAVNAELPEPNAMTLATVGLDGMPAARLVLLKEVDDRGFVFFTNYRSRKGRELAAHPKAALVFWWAELERQVRIEGNVEQISAAESDAYFQSRPLGSRWGAWASQQSEVLASYAELEARLAAVEAHYGENVPRPEHWGGYRVLPTLIEFWQGRPNRLHDRLCYRRQGDHWQRVRLYP, encoded by the coding sequence ATGACCCGCATTGCTGATCTACGCCGTGATTACCGTCGTCAACGTCTCCTCGAAAGCGACGCTGCCGAGGATCCCATCGAACAATTTCGCCTCTGGTTGACAGATGCTGTCAACGCGGAGTTACCGGAACCCAATGCGATGACACTGGCCACAGTTGGCCTTGATGGGATGCCCGCTGCCCGACTGGTGTTGCTCAAAGAAGTAGACGATCGCGGGTTTGTCTTTTTCACGAACTATCGCAGTCGCAAAGGTCGGGAATTAGCCGCCCATCCCAAGGCCGCCCTTGTGTTTTGGTGGGCAGAGCTAGAACGGCAGGTGCGCATTGAGGGCAATGTTGAGCAAATTAGTGCAGCGGAGTCTGATGCTTACTTTCAAAGTCGTCCCCTTGGCAGCCGTTGGGGGGCATGGGCATCCCAGCAGAGTGAGGTTTTAGCGTCCTACGCCGAGCTGGAAGCCCGCCTCGCGGCAGTGGAAGCCCACTACGGCGAAAATGTCCCTCGGCCAGAGCATTGGGGAGGCTATCGTGTGCTGCCGACCCTCATTGAATTTTGGCAAGGGCGACCCAATCGCCTCCACGATCGCCTGTGCTATCGTCGCCAAGGAGACCACTGGCAGCGGGTGCGCCTCTACCCCTAG
- a CDS encoding septal ring lytic transglycosylase RlpA family protein: MKKTLYVGLTTTTLAVLGLLSSSRATTTTPAPESVSAPAAPAVATKVGERQATTAATTRAIASLHRHQQQGREAVTVYLRGIPVLTFLGQQVTATAGVKVAAANGAGMPEQTTLSEAAQQATLLTARLNQLHEQGFDANLVRVRWDAQQQNYRIYADQEPLLTLNNQVMLPNGSQRSDENALRIANLIRRQLGNAPALTSVEGSPNRVVAMGPIRMQFTGLASWYGPGFHGARTANGERFDQDALTAAHRTLPFGKRVRVTNLQNGRSVVVRINDRGPFTGGREIDLSRGAAAAIGLIGAGVGYVRIDVLD; this comes from the coding sequence ATGAAAAAAACGCTTTATGTGGGTCTGACAACAACCACGTTGGCTGTGTTGGGACTGCTTTCCAGTAGTCGTGCAACCACAACCACGCCAGCCCCAGAATCTGTTTCAGCCCCAGCCGCGCCGGCCGTTGCCACCAAAGTTGGGGAACGCCAAGCCACTACTGCAGCGACAACGCGAGCGATCGCCAGTCTCCATCGCCACCAACAGCAAGGCCGCGAAGCCGTAACCGTCTATTTGCGGGGGATTCCTGTACTCACCTTTTTGGGGCAGCAGGTAACAGCCACGGCGGGCGTCAAAGTAGCTGCCGCTAATGGCGCTGGCATGCCAGAGCAAACCACCCTCTCAGAGGCAGCCCAACAGGCAACCCTTCTCACCGCTCGCCTCAATCAGCTCCACGAACAGGGCTTTGACGCCAACCTGGTGCGTGTGCGTTGGGATGCCCAACAACAAAACTATCGCATCTACGCCGATCAAGAACCGCTCCTAACCCTGAACAATCAGGTCATGCTCCCGAATGGTTCACAACGCAGCGATGAAAACGCCCTGCGAATTGCCAACCTGATCCGACGCCAGTTGGGCAATGCCCCTGCTTTAACCAGCGTAGAGGGCAGCCCCAATAGGGTGGTGGCCATGGGGCCAATTCGGATGCAGTTTACGGGCCTTGCCTCCTGGTATGGTCCCGGCTTCCATGGTGCCCGCACCGCTAATGGTGAGCGATTTGATCAAGATGCCCTGACAGCGGCCCATCGCACACTGCCCTTTGGTAAACGGGTACGGGTGACCAATCTCCAAAATGGCCGCTCAGTGGTGGTGCGGATTAACGATCGCGGGCCTTTTACCGGGGGACGGGAAATTGACCTCTCGCGGGGGGCGGCGGCTGCCATTGGCCTCATTGGTGCCGGTGTCGGATATGTACGCATTGACGTTTTGGACTAA
- a CDS encoding urease subunit beta gives MIPGELIPAEGTIELNAGRPTVTLTVANTGDRPIQVGSHYHFYEVNPALQFEREQARGMRLDIPAGTAIRFEPGDERVVQLVALGGTRQIYGFRGEVNGAL, from the coding sequence ATGATTCCCGGTGAACTGATCCCCGCAGAGGGAACCATTGAACTCAATGCTGGCCGGCCAACGGTGACTTTAACGGTCGCCAATACCGGCGATCGCCCAATTCAGGTGGGATCTCACTACCACTTTTACGAAGTCAATCCGGCTCTCCAGTTTGAGCGTGAACAAGCGCGGGGAATGCGCTTAGATATCCCTGCTGGCACAGCCATTCGCTTTGAGCCGGGGGACGAGCGGGTGGTGCAACTAGTGGCCTTGGGTGGCACTCGTCAAATCTATGGCTTTCGGGGGGAAGTCAACGGTGCGCTCTAG
- a CDS encoding SRPBCC family protein — protein sequence MSWLEHTVQIEVAAAVDRVWALWSDLEKMPLWMKWIESVVITPEDPTLSRWTLATGNWHFSWRSRICRQVKHQIIQWESVDGLPNRGAIRFYDRQGSTIVKLSVAYAIPGVLGQIMDRLFLGRVVESTLQADLERFREYAQRMQPTQVS from the coding sequence ATGAGTTGGTTAGAGCATACGGTCCAGATTGAAGTGGCCGCCGCTGTCGATCGCGTCTGGGCACTGTGGTCCGATCTCGAGAAAATGCCCCTGTGGATGAAGTGGATTGAATCGGTGGTCATCACCCCCGAGGACCCCACGCTATCCCGCTGGACGTTGGCCACGGGAAACTGGCACTTTAGCTGGCGATCGCGCATTTGTCGCCAGGTCAAGCACCAAATTATTCAGTGGGAATCCGTGGATGGCCTACCCAATCGGGGGGCAATTCGCTTTTACGATCGCCAGGGCAGCACAATTGTTAAGCTCTCGGTCGCCTATGCAATTCCGGGGGTCTTGGGACAAATTATGGATCGCCTGTTCTTGGGTCGCGTGGTTGAAAGTACACTGCAAGCGGATCTCGAACGCTTTCGGGAGTATGCCCAACGGATGCAACCCACACAGGTTTCCTGA
- a CDS encoding HEAT repeat domain-containing protein, producing the protein MDDNDFPLLDSSEDALAALPNEESARPDPEAMLPLLTSADVTERMLAARAFCELQDERATPYLIHLLQEPCPLVRVSAAYALGRNPSLAAVDALIQQLERDWNGYVRKGIVWALGNCGVRFPLPEIYRRTLDPLIHALQTDISAVRLWAASSLGQVAEASEEAATVAIPALALALAQDAIAAVRSNCAWALGHACRKIPLGPLYTQAIDQLIAALQDSDMGVQEDAKAALFKLGDARGLQAIEDLQLEAFG; encoded by the coding sequence ATGGATGACAATGATTTCCCCCTTCTGGACAGTTCTGAGGATGCACTAGCGGCGCTACCGAATGAGGAGAGCGCTCGTCCCGATCCTGAAGCCATGCTGCCCCTGCTCACCTCTGCCGATGTCACAGAGCGGATGTTGGCGGCTCGCGCCTTTTGCGAATTGCAGGATGAACGCGCCACACCCTATCTCATCCATCTCCTGCAAGAACCCTGTCCTCTTGTTCGCGTTAGTGCTGCCTATGCCCTTGGCCGTAACCCCAGTTTGGCAGCGGTGGATGCCCTCATTCAGCAATTGGAGCGAGACTGGAATGGCTATGTCCGCAAAGGCATTGTTTGGGCTTTGGGTAACTGTGGTGTCCGCTTTCCCTTGCCAGAAATTTATCGCCGAACCCTCGACCCCTTGATTCACGCCCTGCAAACGGATATTTCTGCTGTGCGCCTATGGGCGGCTAGTTCCTTGGGTCAGGTGGCAGAAGCGAGTGAAGAGGCGGCGACAGTTGCCATTCCTGCCCTTGCCCTTGCCTTGGCTCAGGACGCGATCGCCGCTGTGCGCAGTAACTGTGCTTGGGCCTTAGGTCATGCCTGTCGCAAAATTCCCCTTGGGCCCCTTTACACCCAAGCTATTGATCAACTGATTGCTGCCCTCCAAGACAGTGATATGGGCGTCCAAGAAGATGCTAAAGCAGCGCTGTTTAAGCTGGGGGATGCCCGGGGACTGCAAGCGATCGAAGATCTACAACTAGAAGCCTTTGGCTAA